Part of the Vigna radiata var. radiata cultivar VC1973A chromosome 11, Vradiata_ver6, whole genome shotgun sequence genome is shown below.
ttttttacaatttacttatgaaattataaaattatttcatcctatatatacaaaacttaaatataattaatataaaatagaagatattACATTTATCATGTTTGCAATTGTAATAATATGTTGTAGTGGTAAAAACTTTGTACTTTCAtaacttaaaatcaaaatcaaacattgaTTCTCACATGTTCATTTTATCACCAATAAAATAATCACACTAAGtatttttgaactttttctGGTTTGGGATTACAtatcaaaagaatttttattaaattgagaaaaagtTTATGAAAAGAAGCCAAACTTATGACAAATGTGGAAAATTGAGTTGTATTCAAGAATACTTACAAGTCAATTTTTGTATGGCCCAACTTTTATAGTAAGTTTTCATCgattcttcttcaacttcattaAAACTCttagtttaatatataacattaaatttaaataaattaaaaaaatatcgtttattcttcttcaacttcattaaaacttttagtttaatatataacaaattaaatttaaataaattaaaaaatatcattttattataattttttattaatgaaaaactttttaCATCGAATTTGATAGTATCGACATAAATTGAAGCATTCAAGTCTGTTATAATCCGACAAATTTgagttttgtgttttttatactacataaatttaaatactctATAAAACGAACCTAAAActaatataaacaaactaaaatagttaatatatataaaagacgTTCCCTGTATTAAATGTCAAATAATAAATCACAAACATAACATTTTATAAGATATCTGAATCATCGtgtgattttattatattagataAACGAGagttatatatttacaaaaggtaaatatttaaaagataaaaaatttcatatttgtaaggaataattaaaaacaaaatgtaacatATTGTCGGTGATTATGATAGAAGAAATTGctattttttatacattgatAAAAAGTGACAATTTATGCATAAAAAAGTAAAGCATTATCCTGTATTATTTAACTACTAAAAACCAACCACTAATAGTAGTTCCTGAAAAATTTAAGTAAACAAACTCATCTTCTTATCCGGTTATGATTATTctcatgatttaatttaatatagtgaaatgttagaatataattagtattttttttctagaaaactaaattgacatgttgaaattgaaattaataaatagtgtagataatatttttactcacataTAACAGAAAGGAGAAgcctaattaaataaataaaagggttaaatatgtttttagtctttttggggcgattttggtttcagtccattttcaaactatggtacaatttagtcttttaactttagaaaactctggttttagtctttttttccaattttttttaattttatttgttgtttcaagtacgtttcttaattaacattgaagcaaaaatgtgtcaaacaatataaacaatccaaatactacaATGAAATgtatttgaaacaacaaataaagttaaaaaaattggtaaaaaggactaagaccaaagttttctaaagttaaaagactaaattataccataatttaaaaatggactaaaacgaAAATCgctccaaaaataaaaacatatttaatctaaataaaattaataaataatagagtGAGTATTATTCATtctgaattgaataatataaacatttgttttgatgatgaagaagagaaaagagataaGGAACGAGTTTTGAGGTGACACATTCCAGGTTGTCTCATAGAAATGATGTGTCATAGCATCAGCTTCGAGGTTAAAGACATGCTACACGCCACGCAACTCATGTGATATCAATCTACAAGCCGCTTTTGGATTGTCTCACGCGCTCTCCATTTTACTCGCTACACTGAATCCATTCTTCCTTTCACTCATTCACACCTTTTTTTAGATTAGATACAAGAAGGTGACTGcatgcaaaataaaggaaacaatattaattaagttaaataaataattttattcaatattgatattgtaaatcatttttataatagaaaatagtTAACACTCATTATGAATCTATTAATTGACTctgaatattttgataataaataaagcacatagtatgttaaaatattttatttttgagtaacataatcaattacaaatgtttcttttttcatttttaaaagtaatatgattcttttatgataatattcTACCACAACTTTCTAGATTTTTCTTCTATATAAGTTAATATGTTTGCATATTTTGTTTTGTGCAACTCTTTTCAGTTATCCATCCCATCTTTATTTATTCATCTTAAATTGTAGGCATCTTTTCTAAGTTtagtaaaacttttttttttaaatttctttatatatatatatatatatatatatataatattagggtaagaattattgtaaaatttgtaACATTGtgttaaaattatatgaattagtGAATGTAACTTCATCAATGTAACAGGAAGATTAGttgaatgaaaaacaaaaaagaataaaaaagttataataatagaaagagaGATAGAAAAGGAAATGGAATGTGTGACTGCCTACATCATATGAACTGTACGTAGCTCTCGGCGCTTTGAAGGATCCTTGATAAGATTTAGGTTGCATGTAGTCTCTTTTGTCACTCACCAAAAACTTCACCATGTTTGCAACTACCAAGTCCTCCACTTTgtcatctttcttcttcttcagcaGAACAATCTCTGTTCCTTCTAAATCCAATTTCTGGAATTTGGTTCCAATGAAACACCCTTCTTCTCCGGGACACTTGGCCTCAAGAACTCTTCACGTCTCTTGTAACTCTCCATTACAACATGCTTCCCAGAGATCATTATCAATTGAGGTTccgttttatttattttatttacttatctaTTAATGATCATGTTAGGATTCCTTGTTTCATGTTCTACTTTTGACTGAACCCAAAATATCATTTAACAGTTTACTGTTTTCTGAAAGGTTTGTTTGTCTTTTACGCAAAATACTTGGAACAAAgtatttgaagagaaaaaaagatgaGAAACTATCTCCCAGATGATTATTTATGGATGTTTTGTTTCCAAATTCTTGTCTtagaaaaaaagttcaaaacttGATAGATTTTGAATGAGAAACTGTTTGTCGAGTAGTTAGAAATATTTCTAGAAGACAGTTTtcacaatgaaaataaaagatcaaATCTTGAGATCTTATTGGCTGTGCCTTATATCAAATTTGAATTCCAAGCAATGGTCTTGATTATCAGATTATGAGCCAAGACGATTTCTCTTCGTGCAGGGAGGTGAAGGTTTTTTCAGGGGTGTGTTGGAAAGTATGCAATCCGTTTACTTGAACAGAAACCCGACTGCAAAGGCCATATTGGAACTTGTTCACTCTGTTGAGAACAATTCAATATGCTATGATCATCTTGCATTCAGGACATTTGGGGTACTTCTCTTGGCTTTTCTTCCTTGCAGTTGTAGACTTTTTCTGTGTGATTTGGTTATATATCTCATTAGCTCATCCATGTGTGTTGTTGAACTTAACTAGGTGAATGGTTATGGAATTGATTCAATGGCTAGCTTTTTTCTGGATTATGGCTATAGTCAGCGAGAGGAGTTAATATTTCCTGCAAAAAAGTTGAGGGCACTGTGGTTTTCTCCTCCTGCAGATTCACAGGCTGGCAGTGGCAGTGGCATTGATGGACCTTTGCCCAGAATATTTATTTCAGAGCTTCTGGTAGATCAAATGAGTCCACAAACTCAGGTGTGTTTGCcagaaataattataaataatgtaatattgctttatttttacataagaCTGTGATGTACACTTGCATTTCTTCCCCAAACCCAATTGAACTGAAAGAATTTGGAATTTTCTGTGAAggaaataattagaaaatacaCTGAATCATCCGGGGATGGAAACAAGTATGCAGCACTTGCAAGTTCCCTTGGACATTTAACATGGGAAAAGCCCTTATATTCAGAGTTTCAACAATTAGCAAGGTATTATTACTGTCTGTATGGTGCGCAATGCTTTTTGAGGAAAGTTTCTATTCTCTTCTATCATCTGGCTTAGTTATGGTTTGTTTGTTGGTATCTAATACACAGTGAAAGTGAATATGCTGCCTGGACCCTAGTCAATGGTTATGCGCTGAACCATGTTACTATATCCACTCATCGGCTGAACACTCATTTGAAGGATATAAAAGCATTAAATCAGTTTATTGAGGAGAGTGGATTCAGGTTGAATTCTGAAGGAGGA
Proteins encoded:
- the LOC106776497 gene encoding uncharacterized protein LOC106776497 — protein: MFATTKSSTLSSFFFFSRTISVPSKSNFWNLVPMKHPSSPGHLASRTLHVSCNSPLQHASQRSLSIEGGEGFFRGVLESMQSVYLNRNPTAKAILELVHSVENNSICYDHLAFRTFGVNGYGIDSMASFFLDYGYSQREELIFPAKKLRALWFSPPADSQAGSGSGIDGPLPRIFISELLVDQMSPQTQEIIRKYTESSGDGNKYAALASSLGHLTWEKPLYSEFQQLASESEYAAWTLVNGYALNHVTISTHRLNTHLKDIKALNQFIEESGFRLNSEGGLLKVSPDGLLQQSSTVADSISFQFSDDIIESVPCSYIEFAERLVLPQYRNLPDTEVKEFHRRDGFEVASADKIFESTSKEQLSRVG